Proteins from a genomic interval of Scomber japonicus isolate fScoJap1 chromosome 10, fScoJap1.pri, whole genome shotgun sequence:
- the LOC128366118 gene encoding hepcidin-like, which yields MKTFSVAVALAVVLTFICIQQSSAVPVTEVQEMEEMMSNDSPVAANEETSEDSWMMPYNNRHKRGIKCRFCCGCCTPGICGVCCRF from the exons ATGAAGACCTTCAGCGTTGCAGTTGCACTGGCCGTTGTGCTCACCTTCATTTGCATTCAGCAGAGCTCTGCTGTCCCAGTCACTGAA GTGcaagagatggaggaaatgaTGAGCAATGACAGTCCAGTTGCAGCAAATGAAGAGACATCAGAGGACTCATGGATG ATGCCGTataacaacagacacaaacGTGGCATTAAGTGTCGCTTTTGCTGTGGCTGCTGCACCCCTGGTATCTGTGGAGTGTGCTGCAGATTCTGA